The Armatimonas rosea genome includes a window with the following:
- the recR gene encoding recombination mediator RecR gives MAQYAKPLARLVAEFERLPGIGPKSAQRLAFYVLRLSDDEARALANAITEVKAAVGYCECCYNFTDQKLCEICRDPRRDDATICVVSDPRDLMALERMSEFRGKYHVLGGVLAPMEGIGPDQLKVRELLARLTGGTVREIVVATNPTVEGDATAIYLANLLRPLGPKITRIAHGVPVGGDLDYADQATLIQAFEGRREL, from the coding sequence ATGGCACAGTACGCCAAGCCGCTCGCCCGGCTCGTCGCCGAGTTCGAGCGACTCCCCGGAATTGGTCCCAAGTCGGCGCAGCGGCTGGCGTTCTATGTCCTGCGCCTCTCCGACGACGAGGCGCGGGCACTTGCCAACGCCATCACGGAGGTCAAGGCCGCCGTGGGCTACTGCGAGTGCTGCTACAACTTCACCGACCAGAAGCTCTGTGAGATCTGCCGGGATCCCCGCCGCGACGATGCCACGATCTGTGTGGTCTCGGACCCGCGCGACCTGATGGCGCTGGAGCGCATGAGCGAGTTTCGCGGCAAGTACCATGTCCTCGGTGGTGTCCTCGCGCCTATGGAAGGGATCGGCCCCGACCAGCTCAAGGTGCGTGAGCTCCTCGCACGCCTCACCGGCGGCACGGTCCGAGAGATCGTGGTCGCCACCAACCCCACGGTCGAGGGCGATGCCACGGCGATCTACCTCGCCAACCTCCTGCGCCCCCTTGGCCCCAAGATCACCCGAATCGCACACGGCGTTCCCGTCGGCGGCGACCTCGACTACGCCGATCAAGCCACCCTCATCCAAGCCTTCGAAGGCCGCCGCGAGCTCTAG
- a CDS encoding YbaB/EbfC family nucleoid-associated protein gives MANMFGKKKEQGGGFPGLGGGGNMGGMAAMIQQVQKKMYEDAEKMAERLDAARIDGSAGGGSVKSVVDGNGKLMSITIDPSVLEDKDAEMLQDLVLTAVNAALDKAAEQREAEQQKLMPAGLNIPGLF, from the coding sequence ATGGCAAATATGTTTGGCAAGAAGAAAGAGCAGGGTGGGGGCTTCCCCGGCCTGGGTGGCGGCGGAAACATGGGCGGGATGGCCGCCATGATCCAGCAGGTCCAGAAGAAGATGTACGAAGATGCCGAGAAGATGGCCGAGCGCCTCGATGCGGCACGGATCGACGGCTCCGCGGGCGGTGGCTCGGTGAAGTCGGTGGTCGATGGCAATGGCAAGCTCATGAGCATCACGATCGACCCCAGCGTGCTGGAAGACAAGGACGCCGAGATGCTCCAGGACCTCGTGCTGACCGCAGTCAATGCGGCCCTGGACAAGGCGGCCGAGCAGCGTGAGGCCGAGCAGCAGAAGCTCATGCCCGCCGGTCTGAATATCCCCGGTCTGTTCTAA
- a CDS encoding sugar-binding protein, which produces MTMLKNTLAAAAALALLLPGAVLAQTPPAPTPQAEARFTYDNNYLYAAFQVDDAQLLGVHQEPMAKGIEDDDGVGLYLKIGNEPVRAMLVSVAGGFSFLENGTPKPLFTIKYGVTRQGTLNRLDDVDRGYTVELAIPWAALGVEGKAAATTKIAYAATVRKKGVAAAALFPAGAALDKPESFGTLALQASATAPFIDGEQKIGEWPGVALRFPVPAAPAAGGTTPLVPVPVDSSPLTAPPLPKDGVRERRLFARLSLAYQGDTTKITFPPQGVIGSTGTFVPTDQPANGFGPWYSADRVGWARTELAQLRRAGVEVALTQLGSPDVATGPMEEKALTVLVAACREMQQERQATPLLGLWLDRSQVKGDLYLALRRWFALVPPELRATVRVGGVSVYPVFLSDSSDLTPEVIEEVRQKFAAEFGGLAQGVSLGIGFPFATVTPGSQEPFVARRSGETYAKSWESARKSGEPWVVLDSWNDFTRATELAPSRQYGDFYVELTRRLATVPDTTKPAQLQFGALDLPRRLAAGTLTALPIGLTNIGGKAVTLDDAIQVGYRWFQDGKPIAEGPVRVPLRESVLPGFGATVTLGIATVLADGKPLPAGSYELHLELLLPGERTGISVPVRVEEKLEDTVQIASTTLTPLLRMGGKFPATVRLRWLGKEALPPGEAQLLYQILTADGKEVLSSGATPVGESLKPGTWADLPAVVELIGKDGVPLEPAYPERRLESPDERKTGYRIRWALARTSSTTPVQGAYEERVALYPGEDDARISLAPDASLPSSVEAEKTISVRVTLINRGLKRWNKGKVAVTGRWFQADGLRVNQGRAILNAFIDREVAPGEAIDVTAEIAVPERPGRYVLGLFALRPPEVIFPMHPISRTGDMLQVPVMVTGGRQVPLDLTSLFDTDGVASEQRSRDGDLDGTGLTLPAEWFPSDHYGLNQGNLLYPSGYSADISSVAARSIVFRYGVTTDGVKNVIACNGQTLSVPKEKFFAIHIAATATGGSERNLSVVLRYKDGTTETRTRVLRDIATPAGADDAVAFFTPRQRHAELDQAGALTVRHVIFPVPVTKELVSVTLPSDPKVKLFAVTLER; this is translated from the coding sequence ATGACTATGCTCAAGAACACACTTGCCGCCGCGGCGGCCCTCGCCCTGCTCCTGCCGGGTGCTGTCCTGGCCCAGACCCCGCCCGCTCCCACTCCCCAGGCCGAGGCGCGCTTCACCTACGACAACAACTACCTCTACGCCGCGTTTCAGGTCGATGATGCCCAGCTCCTTGGGGTGCACCAGGAGCCCATGGCCAAGGGAATCGAGGACGACGACGGAGTGGGGCTCTACCTGAAGATCGGCAACGAGCCCGTGCGCGCGATGCTGGTCTCCGTGGCGGGGGGCTTTTCGTTTCTAGAGAACGGGACTCCCAAGCCGCTCTTCACGATCAAGTATGGGGTCACGCGGCAGGGAACCCTCAACCGCCTCGATGATGTCGATCGGGGCTACACCGTGGAGCTGGCGATCCCTTGGGCCGCGCTCGGAGTCGAGGGCAAGGCTGCCGCAACCACCAAGATCGCCTACGCCGCGACCGTCCGCAAGAAGGGAGTGGCCGCCGCCGCGCTCTTCCCCGCCGGAGCCGCCCTCGATAAGCCCGAGAGTTTTGGGACACTCGCCCTTCAGGCATCCGCTACCGCACCCTTTATCGACGGTGAGCAGAAGATCGGGGAGTGGCCTGGGGTGGCGCTGCGCTTTCCCGTCCCCGCAGCTCCGGCCGCAGGGGGGACCACTCCCCTTGTGCCTGTTCCGGTGGACTCCAGCCCGCTGACCGCGCCGCCGCTGCCCAAAGACGGTGTCCGGGAGAGGCGGCTCTTTGCACGTCTCTCGCTGGCCTACCAGGGCGATACCACCAAGATTACGTTTCCTCCTCAGGGGGTGATTGGCTCGACGGGGACCTTCGTCCCGACCGACCAGCCCGCCAATGGGTTTGGTCCGTGGTACTCCGCCGACCGGGTCGGCTGGGCACGCACCGAGCTGGCGCAGCTCCGCCGGGCTGGGGTGGAGGTCGCGCTCACCCAGCTCGGGAGCCCCGATGTGGCGACCGGACCGATGGAGGAGAAGGCACTCACCGTGCTCGTTGCGGCCTGCCGTGAGATGCAGCAGGAGCGCCAGGCAACCCCACTTCTTGGGCTCTGGTTGGACCGCTCCCAGGTGAAGGGGGATCTCTATCTCGCCCTGCGCCGCTGGTTTGCCCTGGTTCCCCCGGAGCTGCGGGCGACCGTCCGCGTGGGTGGCGTCAGTGTCTACCCGGTCTTCCTCTCCGACTCCAGTGACCTCACTCCGGAGGTGATCGAGGAGGTGCGCCAGAAGTTCGCGGCGGAGTTTGGTGGGCTTGCCCAAGGCGTGAGCCTGGGGATCGGGTTCCCCTTCGCCACGGTGACCCCTGGTAGCCAGGAGCCCTTTGTGGCGCGCCGTAGCGGGGAGACCTACGCGAAGTCGTGGGAGAGCGCTCGCAAGAGCGGCGAGCCCTGGGTGGTTCTGGACTCCTGGAACGACTTCACCCGCGCCACCGAGCTCGCGCCCTCACGTCAGTACGGGGACTTCTATGTCGAGCTCACCCGCCGCCTCGCCACGGTGCCCGATACCACCAAGCCTGCGCAGCTCCAGTTCGGGGCGCTCGACCTACCGCGACGGCTCGCCGCAGGAACCCTGACTGCGCTTCCGATCGGCCTGACCAATATTGGGGGGAAGGCGGTCACGCTCGACGATGCCATTCAGGTGGGCTACCGGTGGTTCCAGGACGGCAAGCCTATTGCGGAGGGGCCGGTGCGCGTGCCGCTGCGGGAGTCTGTTCTTCCGGGCTTTGGTGCGACTGTCACCCTGGGAATCGCAACCGTGCTGGCTGATGGAAAGCCCCTGCCCGCGGGGAGCTACGAGCTGCATCTTGAGCTTCTTCTTCCTGGGGAACGGACCGGAATCTCGGTCCCGGTGCGTGTGGAGGAGAAGCTAGAGGACACGGTTCAGATCGCCTCCACCACCCTGACACCGCTCCTGCGGATGGGCGGGAAGTTCCCCGCGACCGTGCGCCTGCGCTGGCTCGGCAAGGAGGCACTTCCCCCCGGTGAGGCGCAGCTACTCTACCAAATCCTCACTGCTGATGGGAAAGAAGTGCTCTCGTCGGGGGCGACCCCCGTCGGGGAGTCGCTCAAGCCCGGAACCTGGGCCGATCTCCCCGCCGTGGTGGAGCTGATCGGAAAAGACGGTGTCCCGCTAGAGCCCGCCTACCCCGAGCGCCGCCTAGAGTCCCCCGATGAGCGCAAGACCGGCTACCGGATTCGCTGGGCACTGGCCCGGACATCGTCCACCACGCCCGTCCAAGGTGCCTACGAGGAGCGCGTGGCGCTCTATCCCGGCGAGGACGATGCACGAATTAGCCTTGCCCCCGATGCCTCTCTACCGTCGAGTGTGGAGGCGGAGAAGACCATCTCGGTGCGGGTCACGCTCATCAACCGTGGCCTGAAGCGCTGGAACAAGGGGAAGGTCGCCGTGACTGGGCGCTGGTTCCAAGCCGATGGGCTCCGGGTGAACCAAGGCCGCGCGATCCTCAATGCCTTTATCGACCGAGAGGTCGCCCCTGGTGAGGCCATCGACGTGACCGCGGAGATCGCCGTTCCCGAGCGGCCCGGACGGTATGTTCTGGGGCTCTTTGCGCTTCGCCCGCCGGAGGTGATCTTCCCCATGCACCCGATTAGCCGCACGGGGGACATGCTCCAGGTTCCGGTCATGGTCACAGGGGGACGTCAGGTGCCCCTCGATCTCACCTCTCTCTTCGATACCGATGGGGTTGCCAGTGAGCAGCGCTCGCGCGACGGGGACCTTGATGGTACGGGCCTGACCCTCCCCGCGGAGTGGTTCCCCTCGGACCACTACGGCCTGAACCAAGGGAACCTGCTCTACCCGTCGGGCTACTCCGCGGATATCTCATCGGTTGCGGCCCGGAGCATTGTCTTCCGCTACGGTGTCACCACCGACGGCGTGAAGAACGTGATTGCATGCAATGGGCAGACCCTCTCGGTGCCGAAGGAGAAGTTCTTTGCGATCCACATAGCCGCCACCGCGACCGGAGGGAGCGAGCGCAACCTGAGTGTGGTGCTACGCTACAAAGACGGCACGACCGAGACCCGAACCCGTGTCCTGCGGGATATCGCCACACCCGCGGGTGCCGACGATGCCGTGGCCTTCTTCACGCCGCGCCAGCGCCACGCGGAGCTGGACCAGGCGGGGGCGCTGACGGTTCGCCATGTGATCTTCCCGGTTCCGGTCACCAAAGAGCTCGTCTCCGTGACCCTTCCCAGTGATCCCAAGGTCAAGCTCTTTGCGGTAACATTGGAGAGATAA
- a CDS encoding geranylgeranyl reductase family protein, whose translation MTYDVIVVGAGPGGATCAWKCAALGLKVLIVDRAPSLPRYKPCGGGIPSSLVRHVEGLEPEKFADLTVTKLRHTWRGKSPVLAEMTCSNGEPAQVWMVQRPRFDTYLVEKAQAAGAELKLGVKVSDVTVAADSVTVTAGDESWTARYVVGADGAKGIVGARVGLRLGKRWGIAREVEIPYAPPASASGGAEILMDACYLDYGSVKNGYAWIFPKAGYLSVGAGMLVPRQPKAEQNVGKILMDAIHTMLGSVGMTYPEGAEAPKLWAHPIPFWTGMEPLATKDGRVLLVGDAAGVVQPLFGEGIQYAVRTGNIAAQHLASNTTQSYTAAVREELAGEFDAALRVGKVFHKTPYLSYRLGVKNPAGTKLVGRLMSGEVSLEHLEQRIYDKLKNPFK comes from the coding sequence ATGACTTACGATGTGATTGTTGTGGGAGCCGGGCCGGGCGGGGCGACCTGTGCCTGGAAGTGCGCCGCGCTGGGCCTAAAGGTCCTAATTGTAGACCGTGCCCCCAGCCTGCCGCGCTACAAGCCCTGTGGCGGGGGGATTCCTTCGTCGCTGGTGCGCCATGTGGAGGGGCTAGAGCCCGAGAAGTTCGCCGACCTGACGGTCACCAAGCTACGCCACACCTGGCGCGGAAAGTCTCCCGTGCTTGCGGAGATGACCTGTAGCAACGGCGAGCCCGCACAGGTCTGGATGGTGCAGCGCCCACGTTTTGATACCTACCTGGTCGAGAAAGCGCAAGCCGCCGGCGCGGAGCTAAAACTGGGCGTCAAGGTCAGCGATGTCACGGTCGCGGCTGACTCGGTGACGGTCACGGCAGGCGACGAGAGCTGGACAGCGCGCTACGTGGTCGGGGCCGATGGTGCTAAGGGGATCGTGGGCGCACGGGTCGGGCTCCGGCTGGGCAAGCGCTGGGGAATTGCCCGCGAGGTGGAGATCCCCTATGCCCCCCCCGCCTCCGCAAGCGGGGGAGCGGAGATCTTGATGGATGCCTGCTACCTCGACTACGGCTCCGTGAAGAACGGCTACGCCTGGATCTTTCCCAAGGCGGGCTACCTCTCGGTGGGAGCGGGGATGCTGGTGCCGCGCCAGCCAAAGGCCGAGCAGAATGTCGGCAAGATCCTCATGGACGCGATCCACACGATGCTGGGCTCGGTTGGGATGACCTACCCCGAGGGGGCGGAGGCTCCCAAGCTCTGGGCGCACCCGATCCCGTTCTGGACCGGCATGGAGCCCCTCGCCACCAAAGACGGCCGCGTCTTGCTGGTCGGGGATGCGGCGGGAGTCGTCCAGCCGCTCTTTGGCGAGGGAATCCAGTACGCCGTCCGCACGGGCAATATCGCCGCCCAGCACCTGGCGAGCAATACCACGCAGAGCTACACCGCGGCCGTCCGCGAGGAGCTTGCCGGCGAGTTCGATGCCGCACTCCGGGTCGGGAAGGTGTTTCATAAGACGCCCTATCTCTCCTACCGCCTTGGTGTCAAGAACCCCGCGGGCACCAAGCTGGTCGGGCGGCTCATGTCCGGCGAGGTCTCGCTGGAGCACCTAGAGCAGCGTATCTACGACAAGCTCAAGAACCCATTTAAATGA
- a CDS encoding YiiD C-terminal domain-containing protein, whose translation MSASELEAYLHEHIPLTAAMALRVLQCDETGIVLAAPLPPNSNHRGTVFGGSLASLATLAAWAVVHTGLRRADITARVVVQSSQIEYLLPATGEFVATCAAPSEAEWRRFLAMVTRKGRGRLTLAVEVVSEGVVAARLTGSFVGAHYDGSL comes from the coding sequence GTGAGCGCGAGCGAGCTAGAGGCCTATCTCCACGAGCATATCCCCCTGACCGCCGCGATGGCGCTCCGCGTGCTCCAGTGCGATGAGACAGGGATAGTGCTGGCCGCGCCGCTTCCGCCCAACTCCAACCACCGGGGGACGGTCTTTGGGGGGAGCCTGGCGTCGCTGGCGACCCTGGCGGCGTGGGCGGTGGTGCACACGGGGCTGCGCCGAGCCGACATCACGGCGCGGGTCGTGGTGCAGTCTAGCCAGATCGAGTATCTCTTGCCCGCAACGGGAGAGTTTGTCGCCACCTGCGCTGCCCCCAGCGAGGCCGAGTGGAGGCGTTTCTTGGCGATGGTGACACGCAAGGGCCGCGGACGGCTGACCCTGGCGGTCGAGGTGGTGAGCGAGGGCGTCGTCGCGGCGCGGCTCACCGGAAGTTTTGTAGGAGCACACTACGATGGCAGTCTCTAA
- a CDS encoding methyltransferase, producing MSPIICRWQALPWLVAFDQGVTELETTLDLNKSHCTVALSEAGVQLPDGPRVAWDAVKEVADHDTGCFTVTDDGKLERAYIFSPTTRRAVSLWGQPDGAPTVLVAGFPMHRTKHVDPWEDTQKKLAACQPITGRVLDTCMGLGYTAIGAAQTAAHVTVIELDPGVEAMAAKNPWSEPLFTKSNITRKSGDAFTVLKELSDAAFDLIVHDPPTMQLAGDLYSGAFYREAFRVLSRRGRLFHYIGDPNSKHGATVTRGVVKRLHEAGFAAVTSAADAYAVVAWKEKPRR from the coding sequence ATGAGCCCGATTATCTGCCGCTGGCAGGCGCTTCCCTGGCTGGTTGCCTTTGACCAAGGTGTCACCGAGCTGGAGACGACCCTGGATCTCAATAAATCCCACTGCACGGTGGCACTAAGCGAGGCGGGGGTGCAGCTCCCCGACGGTCCGCGGGTGGCCTGGGACGCGGTGAAAGAAGTGGCGGACCACGACACGGGCTGCTTCACGGTCACCGACGACGGTAAGCTGGAGCGGGCGTATATTTTTTCTCCCACGACGCGGCGTGCGGTCTCGCTCTGGGGGCAGCCCGACGGTGCCCCGACCGTGCTGGTGGCGGGCTTTCCGATGCACCGCACCAAGCATGTCGACCCCTGGGAAGACACGCAGAAAAAGCTCGCCGCGTGCCAGCCGATCACGGGGCGCGTGCTGGACACCTGTATGGGCCTCGGCTACACCGCGATCGGAGCCGCCCAGACCGCCGCCCATGTCACGGTGATCGAGCTGGACCCCGGTGTGGAGGCGATGGCGGCGAAGAACCCCTGGTCGGAGCCACTGTTTACCAAGTCCAATATCACGCGAAAGAGTGGCGATGCATTTACCGTCCTCAAGGAGCTCTCCGACGCGGCCTTCGATCTGATTGTCCACGACCCTCCGACCATGCAGCTCGCCGGCGATCTCTACTCTGGCGCGTTCTACCGAGAGGCATTTCGGGTGCTCTCCAGGCGTGGGCGGCTCTTTCACTACATCGGGGACCCCAACTCCAAGCACGGCGCGACGGTCACCCGTGGCGTGGTCAAGCGCCTGCATGAGGCGGGCTTTGCGGCGGTGACCAGCGCGGCGGATGCCTACGCGGTGGTTGCCTGGAAGGAAAAGCCCCGGCGGTGA
- a CDS encoding NUDIX hydrolase, with product MPYTPILATLGYVLSPDRQQVLLIHRNARPEDPALGKYNGLGGKLEPTEDVAAGMKRELLEEAGIEATELVLRGTISWPGFGKNGEDWFGFIFIITAFTGDIGAGNDEGSLSWQPLASLLNGELPLWPGDRHFLPLVFDSDPRPFHGVMPYEGGQALSWSFTR from the coding sequence ATGCCCTACACACCGATTCTGGCCACGCTTGGCTATGTGCTCTCGCCCGACCGCCAGCAAGTGCTGCTGATCCACCGCAACGCCCGACCCGAAGACCCGGCATTGGGTAAGTACAACGGGCTGGGAGGGAAGCTCGAACCCACCGAGGATGTCGCGGCGGGGATGAAGCGTGAGCTCCTTGAGGAAGCGGGGATTGAGGCGACCGAGCTGGTTCTGCGGGGGACGATCTCCTGGCCGGGATTTGGTAAGAACGGCGAGGACTGGTTTGGGTTTATCTTTATCATCACCGCGTTCACCGGCGATATTGGTGCGGGCAACGACGAAGGCTCGCTGAGCTGGCAGCCACTCGCAAGCCTGCTAAATGGGGAGCTCCCACTCTGGCCGGGCGACAGGCACTTTCTGCCGCTGGTCTTTGATAGCGACCCGCGCCCGTTTCATGGGGTCATGCCCTACGAGGGCGGACAGGCCCTCTCCTGGAGTTTTACACGATGA
- the dnaX gene encoding DNA polymerase III subunit gamma/tau has protein sequence MAYQSLYRKYRPQTFADVVGQEHVVRTLQNAITSERIAHGYLFTGTRGTAKTTIARLLAKALNCLSGGKGPVAEPCNACDACKEITAGNCIDVIELDAASHRGVADIEEVRKQVSYGPMEFRYKVFIIDEAHQLSSDAKDAFLKTLEEPPPGVVFILATTEPQSIPITIRSRCQQFDFKRGSLLDISKRLKYVLDCEGVAYTPDAINLVARGAEGSYRDSLSLLEQVLAFAPKQITAASVESVLGTLDTEQLARVTDCVARRDAPGVLALAGEILDSGKEARTLLKTLAGHFRDLLLVAVGGPAAANELAPEDVVRLQGQVKHFAPQQILKAIDLLNEAQGETRWNNQHRLLTELTFLKLMTIGEAPDQPFATAPIVFAQQVAAAPQATAPPPATQAPTAPPPVVVAPPVVAPVVVAPVVVAPVVVAPVVEPEPVQDDEDESLDPVLEAALERSEEAPSLSAGYFSDDLPAGDDEDEFVPELDDEGDDEPAVVPAAVPPAPSGFSLFDDAPEPQRPAAPPEPENDGLSLFDLDAPAPAPAPTPAPAPVAPPKPDPVAEPAPKPAEKVVPAEKVVLFDDDEMPPPLDDDYPPLPDDEFGTSSGRLAPQSVSVAPPVRVPELEPEPEPVRPAKPAPAPEPEPELELADPRITLAAVQRAWPAFLTQAEKISKKTSVMMSAATPVDVEGRTVVLSFTARMNYDMMNAPKQQEFVRKLLAKVLAPDLGTVPVRFTLSENVPPPLLRTVARQTVRRDPLAQIEALGHDELEQTRTDAPLWTPPTPAPRVSEAPAPKSSWNNTRFGAAQAEPAPPPDLSEELRALDPEVAAVAKPGSYKAQALSELLVQEILSTFGGEIVEG, from the coding sequence ATGGCCTATCAATCGCTCTATCGTAAGTACCGCCCCCAGACCTTCGCCGACGTGGTCGGGCAGGAGCATGTGGTGCGCACCCTCCAGAACGCTATCACGTCGGAGCGGATCGCCCACGGCTATCTGTTCACGGGGACACGCGGGACGGCCAAGACCACCATTGCACGCCTGCTCGCCAAGGCGCTCAACTGTCTCTCCGGCGGTAAGGGCCCCGTTGCGGAGCCCTGCAACGCCTGTGATGCCTGTAAAGAGATCACGGCCGGCAACTGTATCGATGTGATCGAGCTCGATGCCGCCAGCCACCGTGGGGTCGCCGATATCGAGGAGGTTCGCAAGCAGGTCAGCTACGGCCCGATGGAGTTCCGCTACAAGGTCTTCATTATCGACGAGGCCCACCAGCTCTCCAGCGATGCCAAGGATGCCTTCCTTAAGACCCTGGAGGAGCCGCCGCCCGGCGTTGTCTTTATCCTCGCCACCACCGAGCCGCAGTCGATTCCCATCACCATTCGCTCCCGCTGCCAGCAGTTCGACTTCAAGCGCGGCTCGCTTCTAGATATCTCCAAGCGCCTGAAGTATGTCCTCGACTGTGAGGGGGTTGCCTACACCCCCGATGCTATCAATCTCGTGGCGCGTGGTGCCGAGGGAAGCTACCGTGACTCACTCTCGCTTCTAGAGCAAGTGCTTGCCTTTGCCCCCAAACAGATCACGGCGGCATCGGTGGAGAGCGTCCTAGGAACCCTCGATACCGAGCAGCTCGCGCGGGTCACCGACTGTGTCGCCCGCCGCGATGCGCCGGGAGTCCTGGCGCTTGCCGGGGAGATCTTGGACTCGGGGAAGGAGGCGCGGACCCTCCTCAAGACCCTCGCCGGCCACTTCCGCGATCTCTTACTCGTCGCCGTGGGCGGACCCGCCGCCGCTAATGAGCTCGCCCCAGAGGATGTCGTGCGCCTGCAAGGCCAGGTGAAGCACTTCGCGCCCCAGCAGATTCTCAAGGCGATCGACCTCCTCAACGAGGCGCAGGGAGAAACCCGCTGGAACAACCAGCACCGCCTGCTCACCGAGCTGACCTTCCTGAAGCTCATGACGATCGGCGAGGCCCCCGACCAGCCCTTTGCCACCGCCCCGATTGTCTTCGCCCAGCAAGTCGCCGCCGCGCCGCAAGCCACTGCCCCGCCGCCCGCTACCCAAGCACCGACCGCTCCGCCCCCTGTTGTCGTTGCCCCACCCGTTGTTGCCCCCGTCGTTGTTGCCCCCGTCGTTGTTGCCCCCGTCGTTGTTGCCCCCGTCGTTGAGCCGGAGCCTGTGCAGGACGATGAGGACGAGAGTCTTGATCCCGTTCTGGAGGCCGCGCTGGAGCGTAGCGAGGAAGCACCCAGCCTGAGCGCGGGGTACTTCTCCGATGATCTCCCGGCGGGCGACGACGAAGACGAGTTTGTCCCCGAGCTCGACGACGAAGGCGACGACGAGCCTGCTGTCGTCCCTGCTGCGGTGCCGCCCGCCCCGTCTGGCTTCTCACTCTTCGACGACGCCCCGGAGCCGCAGAGGCCCGCTGCGCCACCCGAGCCGGAGAACGATGGCCTGAGCCTCTTTGACCTGGATGCTCCCGCCCCGGCACCTGCACCGACTCCAGCACCGGCACCGGTCGCGCCACCCAAACCCGATCCGGTCGCGGAGCCTGCACCTAAGCCAGCGGAGAAAGTCGTACCCGCAGAGAAAGTGGTGCTCTTCGACGACGACGAGATGCCGCCTCCGCTCGATGATGACTACCCGCCGCTCCCGGACGATGAGTTTGGCACCAGCAGTGGCCGCCTGGCCCCACAATCCGTCTCTGTCGCACCGCCCGTCCGCGTGCCAGAGCTAGAACCTGAGCCGGAGCCCGTGCGACCCGCGAAACCGGCGCCCGCTCCGGAACCGGAACCCGAGCTTGAGCTCGCGGACCCGCGCATCACGCTTGCCGCGGTGCAGCGGGCATGGCCGGCGTTTCTTACCCAGGCAGAGAAGATCTCCAAGAAGACCAGCGTGATGATGTCGGCGGCGACTCCTGTGGATGTCGAGGGGCGGACGGTGGTACTCTCGTTCACGGCGCGGATGAACTACGACATGATGAACGCGCCCAAGCAGCAGGAGTTTGTTCGCAAGCTCCTCGCCAAGGTCTTGGCTCCCGACCTGGGGACCGTGCCGGTGCGCTTTACGCTCTCGGAGAATGTCCCGCCGCCGCTACTACGCACCGTTGCTCGGCAGACCGTCCGGCGCGACCCCCTCGCACAGATCGAGGCACTCGGCCACGATGAGCTCGAACAGACCCGCACCGATGCCCCGCTCTGGACCCCCCCGACACCCGCTCCGCGGGTCTCGGAGGCTCCCGCCCCAAAGAGTAGCTGGAATAACACACGCTTTGGAGCAGCCCAAGCGGAACCTGCACCGCCCCCCGATCTGTCTGAGGAGCTACGTGCCCTCGATCCTGAGGTCGCGGCGGTCGCGAAGCCCGGCTCGTACAAGGCACAGGCCCTCTCCGAGCTGCTGGTGCAAGAGATTCTCTCCACCTTTGGTGGGGAGATAGTTGAAGGATAA